A window of Thalassophryne amazonica chromosome 21, fThaAma1.1, whole genome shotgun sequence contains these coding sequences:
- the tmem121ab gene encoding LOW QUALITY PROTEIN: transmembrane protein 121Ab (The sequence of the model RefSeq protein was modified relative to this genomic sequence to represent the inferred CDS: inserted 4 bases in 4 codons; deleted 1 base in 1 codon), translating to MVLPPPDKRHVCLTTIVIMTSMAFMDAYLVEQNQGPRKIGVCIIVLVGDVCFLIVLRYVAVWVGAEVRTVRRGYAMILWFLYIFVLEIKLYFVFQNCKADRKSLETVARKTLTLLLSVCVPGLYLVLVALDSMEYVRTFRKKEDMRSRLFWVALDLLDLLDIQANLWEPQRTGLPIWAEGLMFFYCYILLLILPCVSLSEISMQGDQMSPQKMMLYPVLSLXTINMVTIXIRGVNMVLFQDSRVSTIFVXKNVVDIATKASXFLEYRRQVKEFPHPQNAMALELQQNSVTHPQPLPNATTLPHEPSPAQDLIDT from the exons ATGGTGTTGCCGCCCCCAGACAAACGCCATGTGTGCCTGACCACGATTGTCATCATGACCAGCATGGCCTTCATGGATGCCTACCTGGTGGAGCAGAACCAGGGTCCCAGGAAGATTGGTGTGTGCATTATAGTGCTAGTAGGGGATGTATGCTTCCTCATTGTGCTGCGCTACGTTGCAGTGTGGGTTGGTGCCGAAGTACGCACTGTTCGACGAGGATACGCCATGATCCTCTGGTTTCTCTACATCTTTGTCCTGGAGATCAAGCTCTACTTTGTCTTCCAGAATTGTAAGGCCGATAGGAAGAGTCTGGAGACAGTAGCACGGAAGACTTTGACATTACTATTGTCAGTTTGCGTTCCAGGTTTGTATTTAGTCCTGGTGGCACTGGATAGTATGGAGTACGTGAGAACTTTCCGGAAAAAGGAGGACATGAGGAGCCGTCTCTTCTGGGTGGCGCTGGACCTACTGGACCTGCTGGATATCCAAGCCAACTTGTGGGAACCGCAGCGGACAGGGTTGCCCATCTGGGCAGAAGGTCTCATGTTCTTCTACTGTTACATCCTGCTGCTCATCCTGCCCTGTGTGTCGCTCAGTGAAATTAGCATGCAGGGGGACCAGATGTCGCCCCAGAAGATGATGCTATACCCAGTCCTAAGCC GTACCATCAACATGGTGACAA TCATACGCGGGGTGAACATGGTGCTCTTTCAGGACAGTCGTGTTTCTACCATTTTCG GCAAAAACGTGGTGGACATTGCCACCAAGGCGT ACTTCTTGGAGTACCGTAGACAAGTCAAGGAGTTCCCCCACCCGCAGAACGCCATGGCACTGGAGCTACAGCAGAAC TCCGTTACCCACCCACAGCCACTGCCCAATGCCACTACCTTACCCCATGAACCCTCACCGGCACAGGACCTCATTGACACATGA